GAAAGCTTATTGGCAAACAGCTTTAACCTCTGGTATCTCACAGTCCCTTGTTTATTCAGCTCTCAAGTCTATAACTGTTGCCTTCTTTAATATCCCCTCACTCACTTGTTCTGTCACTTGGAATGCCCTTGACTTCAATTTCTGCTAAAATCTTCAAGTTCTTTCAAAATCTACTCAAGCTTCCCTGATACCCTTCTCCTACTGCTGCCAGGCACTGAACTCTGAAGCTGGGCAGAAAGGGGAAATGCCAAGAGATAGCAAAGCCATTTACGTCCATGCTTTCTCTCCAGCTTTGAGATCCCAGCAGCCAGGTCACTCAAACATACATCTCCCATCAGGCCTTCCATTCAGTGGCTGGCCCTTTGAACGGTCTGGTTACCCTCCCTAGATATGTTCTTTCTTCTATTTGATTTCCAAGAACCCATAAGTGCTCATTTAGGCAAACAGGAGGAACCCAATTCCCCACACACCTTCCTGTGATTCTAATCATGATGGGGTCTGTGGTAGGGGAGGGTTTTAGGAAAGCCACCCCCCGAGTCACCATTCTCATCTACAAAATTAGCTAAAAATATTTCTAAGATTGTTGTGCCCCTGGCACACTAGTGTCAACAAGTAATAGCCCCCTCATGGTACACTGGATCAATCCAAAGAAAAGTAGAAAtggggaagaaaaaaatacaaacaggcacacacacacacacacacacacacacaggaaaatgcAGACAGTGATTACAATTATAAATGGGTTAAATTCACCAATTAAATGACAGTCTCAGATTTGGTTACAGAAACAGATTATTTATAAGACACATCTGAAAAGAGagttcggggggggggggggggggaagagaaGAGTCCCCTCTTTACCAATCCTTTGAAGTCTAAGAACCTGCCTGCAGCCCTTACCATCCCACACTGAGTCAAACCCTGGTCTTCTCAATCTTCACCAGTACATGACTATAACCTCTACTTCAAGGCCCACAGTACTGGCAGTAGATTATATGATAAAGGCTCAAAATCCTTTTAGGCACCAAAATTTTATTTACCCACCTTCCTGCTTTCTTTTAACATTCGAAACAATATATAAACATCATAAACCAAAATTAATCTTTTTAACCCAGGGTTGTGGTAGGAACTATCATGTTACAAAGTGGTGGCAGATTTATGCCTATTTGTGTTTTTCTGGCCTCTCTCAATCTCTGGCTGTGACTTCTCTTGTCCTTTCTTGGCTGTCTTTTAACAGTCTATTCTAACCCCTGTGAAATAGGGGTTCTGAGGTTTGAGAAGACCCACCTTGAAGTAAATGAAGCTCTTGGGAAGATTCAAACTCCACAGTTCTTCTTTGTCCTTTGATatgactcctttttatctgtcataGGCTGAAAAATCAGTGAACTGATAAACGAAGCACAGAGATCTTAGTTCACAGACCAGGTAAGGCCTGTATAAAGTGCATGGGCTTTGTGACCACCACTACCAACTTCCTCTCTAAGAAAGCACTGACTAATGAGCAGTACCACAACCCCTGAGCTCAAGGTTCCCTATGGATATCTCTGCATCTTGACCAGGGTCTCTCAATTCCCCTTGGCACAGTTAGAACAATGAGGGATGCAGCATAGGTCAAAGGCTGAGTGCCCAGTCTCAGTGAATTGATGGGGGACATTGACAAAGTAATTGCAAAGATGGTGCCATTTGTCTTGGAGAAGTGGGGCCTGGACAGGGATAGCAGCTGGAAGGTGACAGGCAGTCCTGGCTCAGTAGCGGTAGTGATCAGGCTTGAAGGGGCCATCACGGGACATGCCCAGGTATTGGGCCTGCTTTTCAGTCAGCTTGGTCAGCTTCACATTAAGTTTGCTCAGGTGGGCTTCAGCCACTGCTTCATCCAGCTagggaaaaacaaagaaaaacctgGAATTAGTGCCATGTTCGGGGACCCTGCACTTGTACCAGCTACCAAGAAAGGCAGAAACTGTTCAGTTGGGATATCTGCCAACAGAACACATTACACCTCATTCTAttctcacagccagcctcagtggGTGTGTTGTTTTGGCTGCACATCTCCCCACCAAGTAGTCCCAGTGGGACCACTGATTATATCTCCTTCCTCATCTTCCACCAATTTAAGCAGCTAACTACAATGCTTCTCTGGAATTTGTCTTCAGTCCAGGACATATTTTCCATGACAGATAGAGTCAGGGGATTCTGTTTACACTGGGATTCCTAAGCAGAGAAGGGTAATCAATCTCAGTTCACCAGTAGCAAGTCTACTTGACAAGTGAAATGAATGTAGAGAAATCAAGAGTCaagacacagaaaaacagaactaTGGAGCTAGAGtgtcactcagtggtagaacacatgctcagcatgtacaaggccctggattcaattcccagcaacCCCCTACCCAAAACAATCAGAGATACAATGACACTGAATCTTGAATCCAGTGTGTGGATCTTAGACCCACCATACTGCCCAAACACTCCTTTTTCCTCATTAAACGGtttccttttttgattaaaaTAGATCCATATGTGCAAGACCTAGAATTCGAaacccagaaccacaaaaataatttaattaattaataaataaataactaaatatatCCATACATTCTTTGATACTCCTTCCTTCAAGAGGAAGAACCTgaaagcagagcacttgcctagcatgcatgaggcatgattctcagcaccgcatataaacaagtaaataaaataaaggtccatcaacaactaaaaaataaataaataaataaaagaggaagAACCTAACCAGGCATGTTGATTCacactgcaatcccagctacttgggaggctgaagcaggaggatgacaagtttgtgGCCAGCCAGAGCAACAcaataagaccttgtctcaaaaaaaaaaaaaaaaaaaaaaaaaaaaaaaagaagaagaagaagaaagaaagagagagaaagagaaaagaaaagagaaaaagagatccTAATTCTCTATCCCTTGAATGACTCAATTCAAATGAACAGAATAAAGCAGAAGTAATGAGTATGACTCTGGAGACAAGGTATAAAAAGCAATGTGACTTCCTCCTTGCTCTCCCCTGGGTCACTCAGGGAGCCAGCTGCCATCTCATGAGGACATGCAAGAAGCTCTATGAAGAGACATAGGAGAGAGAAACTGAGATCTCCCATCAACAGTGATGTGaaggcagatttttcaacccagtcaAGTCTTCAGATGTTTGCAGCCCTGGCAGAAATCTTAACTGTAACCTCTTGAAAATGATCTTCGGTCAAAACCAGAGAGCTAAGCTGATCTCAAACTCCTACCCACAGAAacagaaataaatgtttattgcttTGTTTTGTGAGACAGCGCCtaactatgttgcccaggttcaAGCAATCCTgccttcagcttcccaagtaactgggactaAAGGTGCATGCCATGCACCTAGCTAAACGTTTATTGTTTTAAGCCAGTAAGTTTTAAGGTCAAATGCTTGTAGCAATAGATAAACACCCTGATTTGAACCAGTTTCTATTACTGGCTACCAAAAGGATCCTAACTAATAAAACTGCCATCCTAACCAGGCATGGtgttgtacacctgtaatcccagtgactcgggggaCTGAagaaggagaatcacaagtttgagaccaacatCAACAAATTAgtgagcccctaagcaacttagtgagaccctgaatcaaaataaaaaataaaaagagctggagatatggcttagtagtaaagcacccctgggctcaatccccagtaccaaaaacacaaaataaaacaaaaaaccaaaaccctGCCACCTCTTTTTACAAACGAGAACATCAAGGTTATAAAAGATGAAATGACtcacccaaagtcacacagctagtgaATGACAAAGCTAGGATTTGAATATTTGGGAGTCATCTGGCTCCCAAAATGTTTATTAAGCATCTGAGCTAGAGCCTCCAGGGCAGTTTTGAAGAGATGGAGCAGAAACCAAGGGGGAATGGAGGCCAAAGTTATATAAGGCAAACCTCTAACTTTGACCAGTGCCAAAATGCATGAAAGGATCCTGAAAAGAAGGTCAAGATGCTGTAGTTAAGAGAAGGGTCAATTCTGAGTGTGGCTGTCACTTTTCTCAGCTTCTAGCTCTGGGTGGGGCCTCTCTCTTCCCCAAGGGCCCCAAGTCCCATCCCAAGATGGCACCACAACCTCTAATCACAGCCCAGCTCAGAAAGCTTTTCACTCCCATGTGGTTTCACATCTACTATTTCACTGGAGTCTCACAAACATCCCTAAGAAGCAGGAAGGGCAGGGTTTATACTGGTATTtaacagaaaaagaaacttaagccTAGAGAAAGTACTCTGAGTACCAACTAAATCATCCCTTTACTCGCCCCAGCCTAGCTCAGGATGATTTCATTTTCCCGGCAACCACATCAGAAGGCAAGTGTACCACAATGGTTAAACAGACCCTACAACAAGCCTGAGGACCTGGCAGGCTGCACAGAACTTTAAGGTCCTTTTGGGTAAAACATTTGGTCCAGTAGAACAGTGGCTCAGGGACATGAAGGGGAAGGAGTTGGCTGGTCCAGAGGGTACATGCTCCAGGCCAAGTAGATATTCTTCCTCAGTTGGCAGAACCAAGGGGTAGAGGGTGGTGTCAAGATCTATCACAGCGTCTCCAGCAGCCAAAGGCTGGAAGAACAAGAGCTACTCTTACTGGTTACCCAATAGGGAACCTGAGGATCAAACAGGGTAAGCCACTCTGGATGTACTATAAGGAGTCACTCCCCATAGGTTCCTCTGGGCCTCAGTGGGCCTGTTTCCTCTTTTGTCACACGGGGAGAATAATTTTAGCACTGTATAGAACCCTGTGGGGACCTCTAAGAGGGAAGGCAGACACTTTCCTTATAAATCCTAGCAAGCTCTGTGTGGGAAGCCCAGGATCAATCACATGACCCCTGGCTTGAGATGGAGGCAAGAACTCACCTTCTTGGGCAGGAAGTGAACCCCAACAGGGTACTTGTCTGAGTGGGTCCACAGCTCAATCTGTGCCAGCACCTGGTTGGTGAAGGAATTGCTCATCACAAAGCTAGGGTGGCCCATGGCACAACCCAGGTTGACCAGCCGGCCCTCAGCAAGCAGGATGATGCGGCGCCCATTCTTCAGCCAGTAGCGGTCCACCTGTAGGTCACCAGGGCAACAGTGAGGGCTGGTGGGGCTCTGCCCAGTCTACCCCTGCCTCCCACCCCACCTAGCAGGGGCCTGGAATGCACCAGAACAACCTCCACACAAGGCTGGCACACACAGCGAATAACTAATAGCCAATAACCTTACAGATGTGCTATGAGAATTTAGTAAACTGCTACCTGTATAGCACTTGGCTTTACACGAGGCACCGAGTAAATGCAGCTAATATATGCCAGATACCCTGTACTAAGTCCTTTACATGTAACTACGACACGCCCTCCTAAAACAACACTATGATTTAAGAACTACTATAATTTTCCTTTcacaaaaaaagaaactgaagttTACAAGTGCCACCTGTCAGCCTTGTCAGCCTGAGGACGTATCCCAGCTTTCAACCACCATTAGAAAGTTGAATGCAACTTAGAAAAGCTTAGTAAAGCTGAGTGCAAGGACACTCAACTTGAGCTGCATGTTGGAATCACATTGGGAACCTTAAAAATGAGGATGCCGGGCTCTACTCCCAGATTCCAGGccacagggtgtgtgtgtgtgtgtgtgtgtgtgtgtgtgtgtgtgtgtgtctgcagaGGTCAAGAACTCCTGCTTCAGTGAATGAAAGAAGAGAAATTCCCAGTCTCAGTGCCCTCAATCTTCCACTTCTTTCAGGTATCTGAACACACAAAAATTTGCTTTCTCCCTCCTCGTGGTACAGCAGTGGAGGTAAAGCCAGTGACCTAACTGCAACAAAATGGGTGCTGCACAACGGGGCTGTACAGAGCACAGTGGGACTGCCCACCACCCAAGGAGCTGGCTAGGAAGTGGgtcccttgagctggagcttagaGAATGGCAAGGAAAAGGGCACTCCTCTGCTCCAAACAAAAGGAGCTGGCTAAAAAGGTAACCAGAAACAGGAGTGTGGTGCAATATTCAGGGAGAAGGGTCCAAGATGGCCTGAACGTACAGGTTCTTAAGAGATGAAGTTGGGAAGGAGGCTGACAAACTGCAGGAATTCTGAGAGTGAGGACAGAGCCCAGCTTTGGAGGAGATCTTCAGAGATCCATCACCCTGAAGTAAGCCAGTGATACCTTTGTAGAACATCTTTCTGGATGCCAGGGAAGCAAGCCCTGCTGTGGCACCAGGACTCTCAGCAGAAAGAAGGAGGCACCCTCCACCTAGCCAGGAAATGACACTGCAGGCTAGCACAGGACCTACCCAAGGAGACCTCCCACAGGCAGAGGGTCCAGGAGTAGGGtggggcatgtgtgtgtgtatgtccacAGAGGCTTGCCTGCCCCTCAGAAGCTCTAGGTTCCTGGCTGGTCCCATGGTGTGGCTCTGACTGTGCAGTCTTAGGGCTTTGGTCAACTCTGTGTCTACACGTTCTATACAACATCTCAAAGATGAGGCACTAACTCAAAGAACCCCACAAGCAGGCTTTCTCctcttaaaactttaaaaaaaaaaaaaaaaatttttttttttaaatgatctccAGGTGTGATggagcaggcctgtaatcccagcaacttgggaggctgaggcaggaggatcacaaattccaggccatgctcagcaattttgtgaggccctcagcaatttagagaccctgtatcaaaataaaaaacaaaaagggctagggatatagctcagtggtaaagagtccctgggtttaacctctggtacaaaaaaaaaaaaaaaaaagatcaacaaCTTGTATATACTCAAGGATTAATTACTAGGAGAGATTGCTCAGAGTTTGCTTAAGGGAAGGgagtatggctcagtggcagagtgcgtgCTTATCACACACAAGGCCCTAGGTCCAAtcctatatacacacataaaatgAGCTTGCTTAACTTGAAAGCTcttgatatacaaagccaaaatatCTTCCAGAAACATATTACTTTAtaatcagagaaaaaaataaagccacAATAAATATAagccaaataatatttcacacaccCCAAAGGAACTCATCTCTCGATGGCCCACTGCAAACCTGTCCTTTGACCAATAAGCAGCCCACTTTTCACACAGCTGTTCCAGCCAGAAACCCAGCATCCTTTTCAAATTCTTCCCCTAGTCTGACTCCAGTCCATCATCCCCAACACTCTCCTAGAGTGCTGGTTGCCAatacctctgcagggttttgagagcACCCTCTCAAAGCCTCCCCTGTCCCCATGCCCGTTTCCATGCTCCACACAGTAGCGGCATGAATACAGCAACCTCAGGATGTACACAGTTCACCTACCTAATATGGTTAGGGATTCTGGCTGCCCTCAGGATCAAATCTGCCATCTCAGTTCCAGCTCTGAAACCAGGCTCTTTCCCACACCCCTGCTGGCAACAGCCTCCTAATCTGCTCTCCCTGGGGGGCAGCCCAAAGCAGGTGGGCTCAGTCCTCCACTGCAGGTGCCGGCAGAGCTAGGGCCTCTCACCTGGGGCTTGATGTTCACCTTCTCCACAGCATTCTCATTGAGCCACTTCACATCAATCTCCACATCAAAGTGCCCAATGTTACACACGATGGCATCATCCTTCATCTGCTCAAAGTGCCTGTCAGGGAGCCCAAGCCCACAGGAGACCATCAGAGACAAAGAGCAGTCACAAGTCTACACCCCTCCTTTGCTCCCCAGGATGCCCACTGGCACCTACCGGCCCAAGATGATGTCCACACAGCCTGTGGTAGTGACAAAGATGTTGCCCTCCTTGCAAGCCTCGTCCATGGTAGTCACCTCATACCCTGTGGAGACAGTAGCCATGGGTTATCCAGGAAGGGCTTGTCTCTCCCCTGGCCCCAGTGTCGACCCCACCTTATCATATACCTTCCATGGCAGCCTGCAGCGCATTGATAGGGTCAATCTCGGTAATAATGACACGAGCCCCAAAGCCCCTCAGGGCCTGGGCACAGCCCTTGCCCACGTCACCATAGCCGGCTACTACTGCCACCTTGCCTGCAATCATCACATCCGTGGCCCGTTTGATGCCATCTATGAGGGACTCCCGGCAGCCATAGAGGTTGTCAAATTTACTCTGAAAAGAGAGAGGACAGGGATGATGGGGACAAACAAGGTCTTGGGGCTAGGCTTCAGAATTGTTCCATAGGGCCCCAAGCCTCAGGCCCACTCAGCAACTCGGCCTGGCTGAACCCCTCTGCGACTCCTCCGGACCATCCAATGCTCAACATGCCCCTCACCCTAATCAGCTCCAAGACCTTCTCCCTAGTCTTTCCTGCTGGTCCAGCAGCCTTCTAGGCATCAAACACTAGGAGAGACTGCTGGATCAAAGAACTGGGTTAATTTTAAAGCTCGTGACAGCCAAAGACAATGCTCTTGAAACCCAGGTCTGAGACCCACTGTGCAGTTTTTTCCTTCTTTAATGTACTCGTTACCCTTGGTCTATACCCCTTTTCCCCTCAGATGAAGGCTTCATGTCCCTGGTCTGCAGCCTTCCTGGGTAGGCTTCTCCAGGAAAATGATAACATGGGTCTGAAAATCCCTCAGGGTCTGGGAACAGCCCTTGCCCATGTCACTATAGCCTGCTACCACTGCGCACAATCATCACATCTGTGGCTCACTTGATGCCATCTGTGAAGGACTCTCTAAGCTGGAGCTGGCACTGCCCCAAGGACTCACCTTGGTAACAGAGTCATTGACATTGATGGCCGGAACTTTCAATATCCCATTAGCCATCATCTTATATAGATTGTGGACCCCAGTTGTGGTCTCCTCAGAGATGCCTCGGATGCCTGaacaaaagggaaagaatgtCAGAGACCAGCTCTGACTCACCTAAATTCCCTATCTTTATCCCATAATGCCATTCGTCTTTCAGGATTCCCAGCTCCGTGACTGACAGTACAGTCCACCCAATCACGCAGGCCAACATAAGGGAGGAGCCACTAGATGCCCTCCTACAGGGAATCCATCACCAGGCCAGATGATTCCACCTCCCAGCCTCTCCCAACTTCTCCATTCTCACTGCTATTatcactttttcttcttttggttttatttatttatttttggta
This region of Callospermophilus lateralis isolate mCalLat2 chromosome 3, mCalLat2.hap1, whole genome shotgun sequence genomic DNA includes:
- the Ahcy gene encoding adenosylhomocysteinase isoform X1, encoding MSDKLPYKVADIGLASWGRKALDIAENEMPGLMRMREMYSASKPLKGARIAGCLHMTVETAVLIETLVALGAEVRWSSCNIFSTQDHAAAAIAKAGIPVYAWKGETDEEYLWCIEQTLYFKDGPLNMILDDGGDLTNLIHTKYPQLLSGIRGISEETTTGVHNLYKMMANGILKVPAINVNDSVTKSKFDNLYGCRESLIDGIKRATDVMIAGKVAVVAGYGDVGKGCAQALRGFGARVIITEIDPINALQAAMEGYEVTTMDEACKEGNIFVTTTGCVDIILGRHFEQMKDDAIVCNIGHFDVEIDVKWLNENAVEKVNIKPQVDRYWLKNGRRIILLAEGRLVNLGCAMGHPSFVMSNSFTNQVLAQIELWTHSDKYPVGVHFLPKKLDEAVAEAHLSKLNVKLTKLTEKQAQYLGMSRDGPFKPDHYRY
- the Ahcy gene encoding adenosylhomocysteinase isoform X2; protein product: MPGLMRMREMYSASKPLKGARIAGCLHMTVETAVLIETLVALGAEVRWSSCNIFSTQDHAAAAIAKAGIPVYAWKGETDEEYLWCIEQTLYFKDGPLNMILDDGGDLTNLIHTKYPQLLSGIRGISEETTTGVHNLYKMMANGILKVPAINVNDSVTKSKFDNLYGCRESLIDGIKRATDVMIAGKVAVVAGYGDVGKGCAQALRGFGARVIITEIDPINALQAAMEGYEVTTMDEACKEGNIFVTTTGCVDIILGRHFEQMKDDAIVCNIGHFDVEIDVKWLNENAVEKVNIKPQVDRYWLKNGRRIILLAEGRLVNLGCAMGHPSFVMSNSFTNQVLAQIELWTHSDKYPVGVHFLPKKLDEAVAEAHLSKLNVKLTKLTEKQAQYLGMSRDGPFKPDHYRY